The following coding sequences are from one Shewanella eurypsychrophilus window:
- a CDS encoding M48 family metalloprotease yields the protein MVTFKATLTALRIRLSKITSTKSLLAGAISLLFCASAPLAFANNDLPDLGTAAVNTFSLEKETVYGDAYMRVIRSSAPMLNDPVLTQYLTELGNKLVAHATGVKTPFYFFLLRNDEINAFAFFGGHVGVHTGLFLNADNESQIASVLGHEITHVTQRHLARSLEAQNKSSTATIAGMLGAILLTIAAPQAGMAALATTQALATQAKINFTRLHEKEADRIGMQIMVDAGFDPNGASDFFAKLATRYRFTTKPPQMLLTHPLPESRITEARNRAAQYPHRYIPDNINFQLAKARIQVRFSNYSEEAALSLFDQQLKKKTYTFKDAALYGKALALFKAKRFSEAEDIIDALLKGDKSNLFYIDTKTDLLVQKDAFDQAITFLEAQHELKPSSQVINTNLAHVYIESGKASKSIPLLEELIFLDKQNQLPFFLLSDAYQKTGNKAMEHFVKAESMALGANYKGAIDQLNFAYRLSEEDPLQLARIEARIRQFKQAKSALEALQ from the coding sequence ATGGTCACATTTAAGGCCACACTGACCGCATTAAGGATAAGATTGAGTAAAATTACATCGACAAAATCTCTATTAGCTGGTGCCATTTCTCTGCTATTTTGCGCCTCAGCCCCCTTGGCCTTTGCTAATAATGACCTTCCGGATCTTGGAACTGCTGCCGTTAATACTTTCAGTCTTGAGAAAGAGACCGTCTATGGCGACGCATATATGCGGGTTATTCGGTCTTCAGCACCTATGCTCAATGACCCAGTATTAACTCAATACCTTACTGAACTAGGCAATAAGTTAGTGGCTCATGCAACTGGGGTAAAAACGCCTTTCTATTTTTTCCTGTTAAGAAATGATGAAATCAATGCCTTCGCGTTCTTTGGTGGACATGTAGGTGTGCACACAGGATTATTCTTAAATGCTGACAATGAAAGTCAAATAGCGTCTGTATTAGGTCACGAAATTACCCACGTGACCCAACGGCACTTAGCCCGCTCTTTAGAAGCACAAAATAAGAGTTCAACGGCAACTATCGCTGGCATGTTAGGCGCAATTTTACTCACCATCGCGGCGCCCCAAGCTGGTATGGCCGCCCTTGCCACGACCCAAGCTTTAGCGACACAAGCAAAAATAAACTTTACTCGCTTACATGAAAAAGAAGCGGATCGCATTGGCATGCAGATCATGGTCGATGCTGGCTTCGACCCCAACGGCGCCTCAGACTTTTTTGCAAAGCTTGCCACTCGCTACCGTTTTACCACTAAGCCGCCACAGATGTTATTGACTCACCCCTTACCTGAGTCACGTATAACAGAGGCACGGAACAGAGCTGCCCAATATCCCCATAGATATATCCCTGACAACATTAATTTTCAGTTAGCTAAGGCTCGTATACAGGTCAGGTTTTCAAATTATAGCGAAGAGGCTGCACTCTCACTTTTCGACCAACAACTAAAAAAGAAAACTTACACCTTTAAAGATGCAGCACTTTACGGCAAGGCTCTGGCGCTGTTTAAAGCTAAACGTTTCAGTGAGGCAGAAGACATTATCGATGCTTTATTAAAAGGTGACAAAAGTAATTTATTCTATATCGATACTAAAACGGATCTTTTAGTACAGAAAGATGCTTTTGACCAAGCGATAACCTTTCTTGAGGCACAACATGAGTTAAAGCCTTCTTCACAGGTCATCAATACGAACTTAGCCCATGTCTATATCGAATCGGGTAAAGCCTCTAAATCGATCCCGCTGTTGGAGGAGCTAATCTTCTTAGATAAGCAAAATCAGCTGCCGTTCTTCTTACTCAGTGATGCCTATCAAAAAACCGGTAATAAGGCCATGGAGCACTTCGTTAAAGCTGAGTCGATGGCGCTTGGGGCTAACTACAAAGGTGCTATCGACCAACTTAATTTTGCCTATCGACTCTCAGAAGAGGATCCGCTACAGCTAGCCAGGATTGAAGCGAGAATCAGGCAATTCAAACAAGCAAAGTCGGCCCTTGAAGCACTGCAATAA
- the arsC gene encoding arsenate reductase (glutaredoxin) (This arsenate reductase requires both glutathione and glutaredoxin to convert arsenate to arsenite, after which the efflux transporter formed by ArsA and ArsB can extrude the arsenite from the cell, providing resistance.), which translates to MTHVSIIHNPRCSKSRQTLALLEEQGCEIQVVEYLKFPLKKSEIESLLIKLGLTARELMRTKETEYKEQNLSAPTLSEEQLIQAIVDTPKLLERPIVLANDKAAIGRPPENVLAIL; encoded by the coding sequence ATGACTCACGTCAGTATTATTCATAACCCACGCTGTTCTAAAAGCCGTCAAACTCTTGCTTTGCTCGAAGAGCAAGGCTGTGAAATACAAGTGGTTGAATACTTGAAATTCCCTCTGAAAAAAAGTGAAATTGAAAGTTTGCTCATTAAACTTGGGCTAACAGCCAGAGAGTTGATGCGAACCAAAGAAACTGAATATAAAGAGCAGAATTTAAGTGCACCGACATTAAGTGAAGAGCAACTTATTCAAGCGATTGTAGATACACCAAAATTACTTGAGCGCCCTATTGTGTTAGCTAATGATAAAGCAGCCATTGGACGCCCACCAGAAAATGTCCTAGCGATTCTTTAA
- a CDS encoding DUF2069 domain-containing protein has product MNSTSLFKLCRIGYITLVLMLSAWFINKGITGEYSVAFTALWIIPLLFPLKGIIEGKPYTYAWASFIICVYMLHGLTLLYVTETHFLFALVEVLLLGALLIGFPFYARIRGKELGLGLKKKQK; this is encoded by the coding sequence ATGAATTCAACAAGCTTATTTAAATTATGCCGTATAGGTTACATTACGTTAGTGTTAATGCTCAGTGCCTGGTTTATCAATAAAGGGATCACGGGTGAATACTCAGTGGCATTTACCGCGCTATGGATAATCCCGCTGCTTTTCCCATTAAAAGGCATCATTGAAGGTAAGCCGTATACTTATGCATGGGCAAGTTTCATCATCTGTGTGTATATGCTTCATGGTCTAACTTTACTTTATGTCACTGAAACCCATTTTCTTTTCGCATTAGTAGAAGTACTTTTACTCGGCGCACTGCTTATTGGTTTTCCATTTTATGCTCGGATCCGTGGTAAAGAGTTAGGATTAGGCTTAAAGAAAAAACAGAAATAA